In the Streptomyces formicae genome, one interval contains:
- a CDS encoding ATP-grasp domain-containing protein translates to MNVLLLGREEDCRDYLDYAHGRGFTVRFFDPPQLAADDRENWRTTVLDAARDAVDLEGLDDVISFHDSYQIQLELVRGELGMPTRDIDTLLCLADKTRFKAHPSVRDHITRHIELDPSAKAPAALAAVTDALTFPVVVKPSNGFYSAGVVKAETPAEFPKAFLQTKRVCTVLREGAGQSRMLAEEYLDGNEYAIDGFVSEGRIIPLQIHRKLPPLVGPLFHEVAYLTEPFDADKGRDFTALLESVIPGVGLDNSPFHAEFRFDGQGGLRVLELAPRLCGGGTTTYQQLRICTGLDAYGLLHQLGREPLAPEPTHHKVALEYDAPIERSGFLKNTARAVEVCHKNDVTTVHLHRTDGQFVLAPPLNFETVLTAYFARDTREEAEALLDVLMTDCTIDTETEKTS, encoded by the coding sequence GTGAACGTACTGCTCCTCGGCCGCGAGGAAGACTGCCGCGACTACCTCGACTACGCACACGGCCGCGGCTTCACCGTGCGGTTCTTCGACCCGCCGCAGCTCGCCGCCGACGACCGGGAGAACTGGCGGACGACCGTCCTCGACGCCGCGCGGGACGCCGTGGACCTCGAAGGACTCGACGACGTCATCTCCTTCCACGACAGCTACCAGATCCAACTGGAGCTGGTGCGCGGCGAGCTGGGCATGCCGACCCGCGACATCGACACCCTGCTGTGCCTCGCCGACAAGACCCGCTTCAAGGCGCATCCCTCGGTCCGCGACCACATCACCCGCCACATCGAGCTCGACCCCTCGGCGAAGGCCCCCGCGGCGCTCGCCGCCGTCACCGACGCCCTCACCTTCCCCGTCGTGGTCAAGCCGTCCAACGGCTTCTACAGCGCGGGCGTGGTCAAGGCCGAGACGCCCGCCGAGTTCCCCAAGGCGTTCCTCCAGACCAAGCGCGTCTGCACCGTCCTGCGCGAGGGCGCTGGCCAGTCCCGGATGCTCGCCGAGGAGTACCTCGACGGCAACGAGTACGCCATCGACGGCTTCGTCAGCGAGGGGCGGATCATCCCCCTCCAGATCCACCGCAAGCTGCCGCCGCTCGTCGGGCCCCTCTTCCACGAAGTGGCCTACCTGACCGAGCCGTTCGACGCCGACAAGGGCCGCGACTTCACCGCGCTCCTGGAGAGCGTCATCCCCGGCGTCGGCCTGGACAACTCGCCCTTCCACGCCGAGTTCCGCTTCGACGGACAGGGCGGCCTGCGCGTCCTCGAACTCGCGCCCCGGCTCTGCGGCGGCGGCACCACCACCTACCAGCAACTGCGCATCTGCACCGGCCTCGACGCGTACGGCCTGCTCCACCAGCTGGGCAGGGAGCCCCTCGCACCCGAGCCGACGCACCACAAGGTGGCCCTGGAGTACGACGCGCCCATCGAGCGCAGCGGCTTCCTCAAGAACACCGCGCGCGCGGTCGAGGTGTGCCACAAGAACGACGTCACCACCGTGCACCTGCACCGCACCGACGGCCAGTTCGTGCTCGCACCGCCGCTCAACTTCGAGACGGTCCTGACCGCCTACTTCGCCCGCGACACCCGCGAAGAGGCCGAAGCCCTGCTGGACGTCCTGATGACCGACTGCACGATCGACACCGAAACGGAAAAGACCTCATGA
- a CDS encoding aspartate aminotransferase family protein, with product MRPEIKRAQHTIPVGASSPLRACRNVGTDPLVVAEAHGQYLHDVDGTRYIDFMYGFGPLILGHAPEAVSTAIAQQAANGTLFGTYCTQEIELAERITATADHLEQLRFVCSGTEAVMSTLRLARAYTGRTRVLRFNGGYHGHFDLVQNKDEARMRDSGLDPAAMRSNVFAEYNDAESVERAFAESPGEIAAVVVEPIACNMSLVMPEEGFLADLRRICDREGAVLIFDEVITGFRLTYGPASNLLGVSPDLTAFGKIIGGGTPVGAFGGRRDIMRLLDEERVLQGGTLSGNPLTMAAGLATLDALAQPGFYEELERKGALLEAAVERHRAEKGLDFTFTRTGSIFAFIFVPQAAPVRVKADVAAQAQSPYTTMYAGLRTAGYHLAPDIEEPMYVSAETTDETLEDFAARAVALLATDPNTPALATA from the coding sequence ATGAGGCCGGAAATCAAGCGCGCCCAGCACACCATCCCCGTCGGCGCGAGCTCGCCGCTGCGCGCCTGCCGCAACGTGGGCACCGACCCGCTGGTCGTCGCCGAGGCGCACGGCCAGTACCTCCACGACGTCGACGGCACCCGCTACATCGACTTCATGTACGGGTTCGGGCCGCTGATCCTCGGCCACGCCCCCGAGGCCGTCAGCACCGCCATCGCCCAGCAGGCCGCCAACGGCACGCTGTTCGGGACGTACTGCACGCAGGAGATCGAGCTCGCCGAGCGCATCACGGCGACCGCCGACCACCTGGAGCAGCTGCGCTTCGTGTGCAGCGGCACCGAGGCCGTCATGTCCACCCTGCGCCTGGCCCGCGCCTACACGGGCCGCACCCGCGTGCTGCGCTTCAACGGCGGCTACCACGGCCACTTCGACCTGGTCCAGAACAAGGACGAGGCGCGGATGCGCGACTCCGGACTCGACCCGGCCGCCATGCGCTCCAACGTCTTCGCCGAGTACAACGACGCCGAGAGCGTCGAGCGGGCCTTCGCCGAGAGCCCCGGCGAGATCGCGGCCGTCGTCGTCGAGCCCATCGCCTGCAACATGTCCCTCGTCATGCCCGAGGAAGGCTTCCTCGCCGACCTGCGGCGCATCTGCGACCGCGAGGGCGCGGTGCTCATCTTCGACGAGGTCATCACCGGCTTCCGGCTCACCTACGGCCCCGCGAGCAACCTGCTCGGCGTCAGCCCCGACCTCACCGCCTTCGGCAAGATCATCGGCGGTGGCACGCCCGTCGGCGCGTTCGGCGGCCGCCGCGACATCATGCGCCTGCTCGACGAGGAGCGCGTCCTCCAGGGCGGCACCCTCTCCGGCAACCCGCTGACCATGGCCGCGGGCCTCGCCACCCTCGACGCGCTCGCGCAGCCCGGCTTCTACGAGGAACTGGAGCGCAAGGGCGCCCTCCTGGAAGCCGCCGTGGAACGCCACCGCGCCGAGAAGGGACTCGACTTCACCTTCACCAGGACCGGCAGCATCTTCGCGTTCATCTTCGTCCCGCAGGCTGCTCCCGTCCGCGTCAAGGCCGACGTCGCCGCGCAGGCACAGTCGCCGTACACCACGATGTACGCCGGGCTGCGCACGGCGGGCTACCACCTGGCGCCCGACATCGAGGAGCCGATGTACGTCTCCGCCGAGACGACCGACGAGACCCTCGAGGACTTCGCGGCCCGCGCCGTCGCGCTCCTCGCCACGGACCCGAACACCCCGGCCCTCGCCACCGCCTAG
- a CDS encoding MATE family efflux transporter, whose translation MTQRARLLDLATVREVVRVSVPLMFGMVGNLILMLVDRICLARYSEDALKASGPAVFTATTVVMVTTGAVGITRSYVAQAHGRGDARDAMDEGANGFVVGVLLSVLLLLSTPLLMWVPTLSGQPEHIQELEAQFLGLSTLYGSVMTLNMALSSYFNGMGRTRVPMAVGIAGQIVGVVMTVGLVFGRFGLPELGTRGSALGTLSAVSVMFVGYVVFLPKGYAAGFGRLWRKGGRQIVDVLWLRLRRGAPAGGSLSLEELGQTAFVWLAGVLGSVALAANNVALSLNYAAVIPLIGLGMGCNILCGKAVGAGLHRNIPHIMRVTLTISGVYVGVVAVFQIATPTLLLSPFGLDGADSAVTSHAVDASRVLWTYSLAFMFSMVGSAVLECLGLARFGFVARIVLMWCLCVPTIIAFVLLNRDDPDMLPVMWVIFSAFEAVMAAVCLWRIKRAVSNQENRLHTTEKVQQTA comes from the coding sequence GTGACCCAGCGGGCCCGGCTGCTCGACCTCGCCACGGTGCGCGAGGTCGTCCGGGTCTCCGTGCCCTTGATGTTCGGCATGGTCGGCAACCTGATCCTGATGCTGGTCGACCGGATCTGCCTGGCCCGCTACTCGGAGGACGCGCTCAAGGCGTCGGGACCCGCCGTCTTCACCGCCACCACGGTGGTCATGGTCACCACGGGGGCGGTCGGCATCACCCGCTCCTACGTGGCGCAGGCGCACGGCAGGGGCGACGCGCGGGACGCCATGGACGAGGGCGCCAACGGCTTCGTCGTCGGCGTGCTCCTGTCCGTCCTGCTCCTGCTCTCCACCCCGCTCCTGATGTGGGTGCCCACGCTCAGCGGCCAGCCCGAGCACATCCAGGAACTCGAAGCGCAGTTCCTCGGCCTGTCCACGCTGTACGGCAGCGTCATGACGCTCAACATGGCGCTCTCCTCGTACTTCAACGGCATGGGCCGCACCCGGGTGCCGATGGCCGTCGGCATCGCGGGACAGATCGTCGGCGTCGTCATGACCGTCGGCCTGGTCTTCGGCCGCTTCGGGCTTCCTGAGCTCGGCACGCGGGGCTCCGCGCTCGGCACGCTCAGCGCCGTCTCCGTCATGTTCGTCGGGTACGTCGTGTTCCTGCCCAAGGGCTACGCCGCGGGATTCGGCAGGCTCTGGCGCAAGGGCGGGCGGCAGATCGTCGACGTGCTGTGGCTGCGGCTGCGGCGCGGAGCGCCCGCCGGCGGCTCGCTCAGCCTGGAGGAGCTCGGCCAGACCGCGTTCGTCTGGCTCGCCGGGGTGCTCGGCTCGGTGGCGCTCGCCGCCAACAACGTCGCGCTGTCCCTGAACTACGCGGCCGTCATCCCCCTGATCGGCCTCGGCATGGGCTGCAACATCCTGTGCGGCAAGGCCGTCGGCGCGGGACTGCACCGCAACATCCCGCACATCATGCGGGTCACCCTGACCATCTCGGGCGTCTACGTGGGCGTGGTCGCCGTCTTCCAGATCGCCACCCCGACCCTGCTGCTCAGCCCCTTCGGGCTCGACGGCGCCGACTCCGCCGTGACCTCGCACGCCGTGGACGCCTCGCGCGTCCTGTGGACGTACTCCCTGGCCTTCATGTTCTCGATGGTCGGCTCCGCCGTCCTGGAGTGCCTCGGTCTCGCGCGCTTCGGATTCGTGGCGCGGATCGTCCTCATGTGGTGCCTGTGCGTCCCCACGATCATCGCGTTCGTGCTGCTCAACCGCGACGACCCGGACATGCTCCCGGTCATGTGGGTGATCTTCTCCGCCTTCGAGGCGGTGATGGCCGCGGTCTGCCTGTGGCGCATCAAGCGGGCCGTCAGCAACCAGGAGAACCGGCTCCACACCACCGAAAAGGTCCAGCAGACCGCCTGA